One Rhinoderma darwinii isolate aRhiDar2 chromosome 6, aRhiDar2.hap1, whole genome shotgun sequence DNA window includes the following coding sequences:
- the INHA gene encoding inhibin alpha chain, protein MAPMFLMFLAMMFTKTSQGCEMPEADRQFVLDKVKTRIVEALGSPPPAASPTTSPNPTGPIKFEERILSKRHSQRRGHVMEDTSQVILFPSSDVLCETPTLDAPKTEEGNSFTYIFRPSPHILSRRVSSVQFWFFTGESLKENFTLYQNLSTEDPSAPSIERPTQSLPRVTELLPHDSLTLRDDQMSDDDDSDPVSQVNVIIKEETRHHLVDIQVLSQKNPVTVATSKVEKMDDWTVFHLAPAFMNYVTRGLFVLLVHCPTCPCSEQPELTPFLMYSTRPNQRGRRSGVPWSPSALELLQRPPAPGGDSTQCHRGSLNITFEELGWNQWIVHPGSFQFHYCHGTCSPNHGLSTALHWGNCCAALPSTMKPLRVTTTTDGGYSFRYETVPNILTQDCACS, encoded by the exons ATGGCTCCGATGTTTCTAATGTTCCTTGCCATGATGTTTACCAAGACGAGCCAAGGCTGTGAGATGCCCGAGGCCGATCGCCAGTTTGTCTTGGACAAGGTGAAAACACGGATTGTGGAGGCACTGGGGTCTCCTCCGCCTGCTGCATCTCCAACAACATCTCCAAACCCGACCGGACCCATTAAGTTTGAGGAGAGGATTCTGAGTAAGAGACACAGCCAACGGAGAGGACATGTTATGGAGGACACATCTCAGGTTATATTGTTCCCGTCATCAG ATGTCCTGTGTGAGACTCCAACACTTGATGCCCCCAAgacagaagaaggcaacagtttCACCTACATCTTCCGGCCATCTCCTCACATCTTGAGTCGTCGCGTCTCATCTGTGCAGTTCTGGTTTTTCACTGGAGAGTCCCTGAAAGAAAACTTCACCTTGTACCAGAATTTGTCCACTGAGGATCCAAGTGCTCCGAGTATTGAGCGACCTACTCAATCTCTTCCTCGAGTGACAGAACTATTACCCCATGACTCTCTGACCCTAAGAGATGACCAGatgagtgatgatgatgattctgaCCCTGTCTCACAGGTTAATGTCATTATTAAAGAGGAGACTCGACATCATCTGGTGGACATACAGGTACTCTCACAAAAGAACCCGGTCACTGTGGCCACTTCCAAGGTGGAGAAGATGGATGACTGGACCGTCTTTCACCTGGCTCCTGCTTTTATGAATTATGTCACAAGAGGACTTTTTGTTCTGTTGGTCCATTGCCCCACATGTCCTTGCTCCGAGCAGCCTGAACTTACACCCTTCCTTATGTACAGTACTCGACCCAACCAACGTGGTCGAAGGTCGGGAGTTCCATGGTCTCCATCTGCTCTGGAACTTCTACAGAGGCCTCCAGCGCCCGGTGGTGACAGCACACAATGTCACCGTGGTTCTCTCAACATAACCTTTGAAGAGTTGGGTTGGAACCAGTGGATTGTCCACCCTGGAAGCTTCCAGTTCCACTACTGCCATGGGACCTGTTCCCCGAACCATGGCCTAAGCACGGCACTCCATTGGGGCAACTGTTGTGCTGCACTACCCAGCACCATGAAGCCTTTGAGAGTCACCACCACCACAGATGGCGGTTACTCCTTCCGATATGAAACTGTGCCAAACATCCTGACCCAAGACTGCGCCTGCAGCTAA